The sequence below is a genomic window from Rhinopithecus roxellana isolate Shanxi Qingling chromosome 19, ASM756505v1, whole genome shotgun sequence.
tcccagcactttgggaggtggagacgggcggatcatgaggtcaggagatcgagaccatcctggctaaacacggtgaaaccccgtctctactaaaaatacaaaaaactagccgggcgaggtggtgggcgccggtagtcccagctactcgggaggctgaggcaggagaatggcgtaaacccaggaagcggggcttacagtgagctgagatccggccactgtactccagcccgggcgacagagcaagactccgtctcaaaaaaaaaaaaaaaaaaaaaaaaaaagaaatccacccaccttgggctcccaaagggctgggattataaggGCCCGGCCTCCTTCACAATGTTGGAGTGCAGCTGCAAAGGCTTTGCCTTAATACCATGCTCACTGGTGTGGCAGAGATCAGACTCGCATCACAAAGCCCAACTCTTGTCACACGACGTTGATGTAACTATTAGAAGAGGTGGGGAGATATTCAAGCCCCTTTTCTGGGCCATAAAATGGGAACTTCTTGAGGCAGGCATAGAGATTAAATGAGAACAAGGCCTGGCCCAGCAGAGTTGTGCAATACGGATgagttttctccttcccttccttctgccaGCAAGTCTGACTGCATGCTCAGCCTGAGCTGAGCTTATCTGTGGCTTCCATCAAGGCCTTGCCCTTCCTCCCCCATGGTTTTGCCCAGGGCCACCTGTACTTGAGAGGGAAAGGCCAGGCATTTCTCCAGTAATTACAGCTTCTCCTGGCTGAGCCCTTCAGGCCATTAAAATGACAACCTATTCTTGCCGAACCTAATTCTTTGCTGAATCCTTTGCCCTGACATGAGAGATGTGTTACCAGGTTAAGTAGGAAGGTAATTACCATAAGGTAAGTatcaaaaaggaaaggaattctcACTGAGCAAGGCACTCAGCAGGTCTGCCCTGGAGCCAGCCACGACTGTCCTGGAGCCCGTGCGCAGAAGACTTGCATCCGTCAGAGAGGGGCACGGCCAGAGCCCGCAGCTGGCTGGAATGACTaatgcttctttttgtttgtgttttgaaggATCGAGAACATCTCGGGACCTGGTCCTCACTCTCCCTGCATTCCTGCCACAAGGACAGCCTCTGGCTGCTCTACGGGGTTTACTGCACCATACTGTAAGCCCCCTGAGGTCGGAAGCCTTCCTTCCCCAACCCCCCAACCCTAACAtgatgcctggtacatagtaggtgcttggtAAGTTATTTGCTGAATGACTGAGGAGGACTAAATCAGGGGCAGTAACTATTTTCCAGTTAGCCTGGAGTTGGGGGCTGTTTCTGGTTAACAGAGAAGTCTAAGCACTGAGCTCAGGGACTGCCTAGAACTCAGAAGAAAATCCTAATTTCAGCTCTTCTCCTTTCTGTCTGCTCCTGGTCCTGCCCCAGGGAGGGCAAAACGTACAGAAATATGGAGGAGTGAAAATGACACCGAACCAGGCATCCAGAGCTTTGCGTTCTAGGCTCAGCTCCACGCTCAGTGACAAGTTCTATGTGCCTTTGTTGCCTTATCTCCAaaaagtgcggtggctcacgcctgtaatcccagcactttgggaggccaaggtgggcagattgcttgagcccgggagttcgagaccagcctggacaacatggtgaaaccccatctctacaaaaataaaaagctagcCAGCCATGCTGgtacatgcccatagtcccagctactcgggaggccaaagtgggagaatctttttgagcccgggagttcaaggctgcagtgagctatgatcatgccactgcactccagcctgggcaacacagtaagactctgtctcaaaaaaaaaaaaaaaaaaaaagaactctgcaCGCACTTCCCACGTTAGGTGTGGTAGTTATAGGGGCACAGCACTGAGTAAAGTGGATTATAGGGGTATGGCGCTGAGCCATGTGGATATAGGGGTACGGAGCTGAGTCATGTGGATATGGGGGTACGGAGCTGAGTCATGTGGATATGGGGGTACGGAGCTGAGTCATGTGGATATGGGGGTACGGAGCTGAGTCGTGGATATAGGGGTATACGGAGCTGAGTCATGTGGATATGGGGGTATGGAGCTGAGTCATGTGGATATGGGGGTACGGAGCTGAGTCATGTGGATATAGGGGGTACGGAGCTGAGTCATGTGGATATAGGGGTATGGAGCTGAGTCATGTGGATATGGGGGTACGGAGCTGAGTCATGTGGATATAGGGGTATGGTGCTGAGCAAAGTGGATATAGCAGTACGGAAGTGAGTTATGTGGATATAGGGGGCACGGAGCTGAGTCATGTGGATATGGGGGTACGGAGCTGAGCCATGTGGATATGGGGGCACGGAGCTGAGCCATGTGGATATGGGGGCACGGAGCTGAGCCATGTGGATATGGGGGCACGGAGCTGAGCCATGTGGATATGGGGGCACGGAGCTGAGTCATGTGGATATGGGGGTACGGAGCTGAGTCATGTGGATATGGGGGTACGGAGCTGAGTCGTGGATATGGGGGTACGGAGCTGAGTCATGTGGATATGGGGGTACGGAGCTGAGTCATGTGGATATGGGGGTACGGAGCTGAGTCATGTGGATATAGGGGTATGGAGCTGAGTCATGTGGATATAGGGGTATGGTGCTGAGCAAAGTGGATATAGCAGTACGGAAGTGAGTCATGTGGATATAGGGGCACAGAGCTGAGTCATGTGGATATGGGGGTGTGGTGCTGAGTAAAGTGGATTATAGGGGTCTGGCGCTGAGTCATGTGGATACAGGGGTACAGAGCTGAGTCACACTGGGGCTCTGTCCTCAGAGTGTCTGGTCCAGTGCAAGAGGCTGACAGGAAGTTCATGGTAAGAGCCCACTGTGATAGGAGCACAGTGCCATGGGAACCAAGGAAAGTGCCTCTGTATCGCACTGCTGGCCCAACAGTTACTGAAGGCTTCCAAGCAGGGCCTGATTGAGCTGAATACTGAAGCAATACGGGGTGGATTAATCCAACAGAGGAAAAAGTGTCATTCCAGGCAAAAGAAACAGCCGGTGTGAAAGCACTTGCAGACATATTGCAGTGAGAGGGAGGCTGGAAAGGAGGTGCACATGGGAGGAGATGGGAAAGGCACAGGTCTAAAAGGAGAGAGGCCACAGAAGGGCCTCGTGTGGCACGCAGCAGAGGAGCTGGCACTCAGTCCTTATAGATAAGGGGAGCCCCTGAGGAGGCTTAAATGGGGCATGCCTAGATCATTATTAAGACAGACagctcggccaggcgtggtggctcacgcgtgtaatcccagcactttgggaggacgcagtgggcggatcacgaggtcaggagttcaagaccagcctgaccaacatagtgaaaccccatctctactaaaaatacaaaaattagctgggtgtggtggcacatgcctgtaatcccagctacttgggaggctgaggcagaagaattgcttgaacccgggaggtggaggttgcagtgagccaagatcttgccactgcactccaccctgggcaaaagaacaatactccatctcaaaaaaaaaaagagagagagagagaaagaaagatggctCCCAGCAGTGTGGAGGAGGGATTGGAGGGAGGGAGTACAGTTAGGCTCCTTCAGTAATCCAAGTGAGAAATGACAGCCTAGGCCAGAGAAGGAGTACTGGGGACAGgtaagagggaagggaaaggagagaattAGGGAGGCAGAGCTCCCAGGACCTGCAGGTGGGTTAGCAGGAGGGAAGGATGACAGAGTGTGGATGGCTGCTCGGATTCTGACTCCGCGTGGAGCTGGTGGGCCGTTCACTTGGAGAACTAGAAGCAGCATGCAAAGGGAAGATGAAACGCTCTGGAAAGCTGCCTGGAGTAGAAGTGCAGGTTTGATGGTCTAAGTAACTGCCAGATTTGGAGTGAGAGGAGCCAATGGGAAGGGGTTTGTGGAGGCAAAACGGGGTTCTCAAGGCAATGAAGAAGGaatgggcagagggagaaagagaagcaggACGAAGCCCAGCGAGGGTTTCATGGAGGACCCCACGGTCCAGTGTCCGGTGTGATGAAGCTCAGGTAAGAACCGGCTGTGACCATGGAATGTGCCAGTGCAGAATTTGTCCTGGTTGTTGGAGCACACGGGGCTGAAAAGCAAAGCTAGTACAAGCCACAGCTGTGGCGCTGAGGGGTTACATGAGAGAAATGGGCTGTCGAATGCACGCCTGGGGTAAGAtccaggaggtggggagaggtTAAGGTACAAGAGGGGCAGGTGAGAAAGATGGCGGGGGGCAGGCCAAAGGAGCCATGAGCTGGAGCCCAAGCGTAAGGAACAGCTGTGGCCATAGGGCAGTGAGCACGGGTCTGCCAGTGGAGCAGGGGCAGCCTCCACTTTCTAGTCTGTGAATCTGGAAAGCGATTTAGTGAAATGAATGATGGAGAAAAAGGAGACAGTGACAGAGAGAGCGGAAGCTAGAGGATACTGGGTGGAGGCTCTGATGGGGTGATGCACAGAGGCCATGGTGCTGTCTGTGGTAGTGCTGGTCCCACTTCTGTCTGAAGGAGGAACACTCCTTGCCCCCATCTACCTTGACAAATAGTCAAGAGGTAACAGGTATGACATTTGCCAAGTGTAGGGGTTACAGATGACCCTGGAAATACAAACCACTGGACAAGCAGCAAGCCCAGCCCCCTTCAGTTTGCAGCCCTGCCCACACTTTAATGTCGTGCTAACCAGTTACCTTGTAAGAGCTGGGAAACCACCTTTTGCTCAAAATGCAGACTTCTGCCTTTGAAAACACACCACACCTGATTTTAAGGGcttaaaggagagaaaatgtcGTTGCTTTAAATTGTTGCTTTGTTCAGAGACATCTGGATTTGCCGTATCCATACAAGCAAAAGCTTTTCCAAGTCCAGAATCAACCCATGCTAATTTGTTATTGCCTCTTACTGCGTTGGCCCAGATGTAATCAACCCAGCAGGCTTTTGGTTGTAAATTCAAGTGGAAATGGAGTCGGTCATATTTGCGCCCATTGGTATCTGAGGGCTCTGAGGAAGATGGCCAGTAGGTCAAGGAGAATAGTGGTGAAACGCTGACCAGTACTGGGCAGGTGGCTGGCTGTCCCTCAGGCACCACAATGCTGAGCCACAGTGAGGGGCATGAGCCACATTTGCAGAATATAGCCAGAGTCCTTCCAGACCCTCCTGATTTGCGCCAGGGGGCATCCCAGGGCACACAGGTGTCAAGGGCCTACTCAGGTTCTCGGCAGAGCTCTCTGTGTGTTATCAACAGAAAAGGCTACAGCTTAGAGTGGGAAGGAGCATGTGATGGCTAGAGGTGGGCAGCCTGTGTACTCCGCCAAGTTTGGGTGGTCCAGGTCCCCACGATTTCTGTGTGGTGGGTTGTCCGGCATCTGGTCACTAGGGGGGCCAGTGGTTCTCACACACACGCAGCGGGGCTCCTTAGCACCTGGCTTATACAGCTTCCTGGGGACACCAATCCAGTCTCTGCTCACGCCTCCACTAAGGACAGACAGAAAGAGGACTTAAGTGTGAGAACTCATGAGTCTCTGGGAAGGGGAGAGCAGGAAGCAGTGAGCCAGGCCTTAGGAAAAGCAGAAGCCTACCGGAGTGTTTCCAAGACAGCAGGCTACAGCGCTCAGCCCCTGAGCCTTCATGCTCTCCCCTAACTTCCTCCAGCTTCCCCTGCAGGACCACCACCACCTTCCCCAAGCCAAGGGCACAGTCCATGGTTCCTTTCACTGtgctccccagcccctgccctgccccttctTAGGAGGCAGCACCACGTTCCTGCACTGGTGGCAACAGCTGTGAAAGGGCTTCCCCTGCTGGCCTGTGAGTTTCTCAGAAGCAGTGTCTGGGTGTGACCgtcctcttccttcccccactACAACCCCGTGCAGGCCAGGTCTTCACCTTCTTCTCTGGGGCACTTGGGTAGGGGTGGGCAATTGGCCACTGGCCCTTGGTCACCTGGGTTGGCCTTCTCTGGGAAGCCCTTGGCATAGGGTGTAGCTGCAAGCTGTCTTGTCCCCCATAGGTCCAGTCCTTGATGGCACCAGGCTTCAGACATGGAGGATTCAGCTCTGGCCCAACATAAGCTGAGCAACCTCCTATCTTGGGCAGAGGGACCTAGCCCATCTCAGGGTACCGGGTTCAGTCTCTGATGGACTCACAGGCCTtgtaaaaaagaaactgaggttcttGGAACTGATGCCTCAGACAGTTTCCGGTGCCTCCTGTCAGAGAAACTGCCACCCAGTGAGAAAACATCCTACTTCTAGCTTACCACAAATAAGGCTGTCACCCAAatgcctccctcttccacccaGCCTCCATCCCATCACTGGTGATCCTTACTCCACACCTCGTCCCTGCCTTCAGTGCTTGTTCCTCTCAGTCTAATGGGAGATGCACACAGGTGAATAGAAAACAACAAACTGAGCTGAGGCACAGGGATAGGGCCCCTCAGTTCACGAGGGTGGCCCCGGAAGGGTTTTGTGGGGAAGGCAGATCCTGAATTCCTCAGTCATGAAAGCAAGAAGAGGTTCAGCAGACAGAGGGGAGGGCTATGGGGAGGTAAAAGGAGGCGGGTCCCAAGGGAGCAAAGTCAAGCATCTGAACGCATGCAGGCCTCCTGGAGTCTCCTCCGGAGGAGCAGGGCCCTCTGAGGCCACCTGCATTCAGACCTGTGCCACAGGAAGGCCCACGCCTATCTTCGCTTCTCTCCATCAAGTGAGCAGGCCAGGTTCTCACAGTCCCCTTTCTTGAGATGATGACACTGGAGAAGGTGTCTCTTCACAGCTAGTGGCCAGGAGGGAAGGAGCTTTCCTTCTGCTACCGTTGCCTGTGCTCCCCTCAGTTAAGGCTGAGAACTCCGAATGTGcagtggtttgtttgtttgttattgtttttttatgttgcccaggctggactcaactcctgagctcaagagacctgcctgcctcagtctcccaagtagccaggaccacaggtgtgctaCTGCGCCCGGCTCACCTTGTTTTTAAGACAGCAGTTGAAGCCATCACTGCATGTACCCTCCCCACCTCCTCGTCCCTCTCTCCTATAGACAGGCATGATTTGTGCTGTCAAACAGGAAACCAACGCCAGTGGATGGCTGAACAGGCCAAAGAAAGCAAGAAATCCTGCTTGTGCCTTCTCACTCCCGGGCTGAGGTTGTGTCAGCAGGATCTTTGGAGaattggggaaaaataaaaagatgcccAGGCCTCAAGTCCAAGTCTCAACCCATTCAGTTGAGTGGAGTGAGGTCTGACCATCCATTATTTGGCAGTTCCCCAGAAGATCTAATAGGCAGCCAAAGTTGAGAATTGTTATCAGCAGTTTGAAAAAGCAGGGGTTAACAATCAATTCCCTGAAGTCACTGAATACCGCAGGCAGGACGGCCTAGGAGCTGGATTTGGGACAGGCAGAAAGGAGCAGAAGGGGAGCCTGCTTACCTCTTCTGGGAGCACCAGAGCCGACTGCCCCTAGCTGAGCTCCACTCTGCGTTGCACGGCGGGAATGTCTGCTTCTCTTGCAGTTCTAGTTTGTTTGCCTCCAAGCCTCTGGTGATCATGGCTTCTACCTGGGTCAGTGCCGGGGTAGGCAGCCCATCCTCTCCGTAGAAGCGTCCTATCACCCTTCCTGTGATGACAGGAAGGTAGATATGAGTGAGAGTGAGGGTGAGAGTGAATAGATACTTAACTACTGAGGCCGGTGTGGGAAGGCACAAGTTCCCAGGGTTTCTAACTTCAGTCCTGCTGGTGTGCGTTTATTAAGAACTTCTGTTGCAGGGACTCCTGGTGCCTTGCATACCAACCTCTCAACATCCTAGAACACCCCGCATAACTGCATCCCTGTTCTAGCTGTAGAGCCCTTTATTACAGAAACTATCAAATCTTTCTTACTTCCAGACAATGCTTCCCTGAGGGCAGAACCATGTGTGATTCATTTCTCGATGCTTCAGTGTGCTTAGAGCACACAGTGGGTATTCAActaatgtttgatgaatgaatggctTATTGGCTAACATGTTTATtataatagagacggggtctcactctgttgaccaggctagtcttgaactcctgggcccaagtaatcctcccacctcagcctctcaaagtgctgggattataggcatgagccaccatgcccaggcaggCTAATATTTTTGCAGCTCCATTTTCTCTAACatcaaattattttgctttaaacagATCATTTATTGAACTCAATGTCTGACACTATACTagcactttattttatatatatgtatatctatgtgtatttacctatgtgtatatatatgtgtatatatgtgtgtatatatatgtgtatatgtgtgtgtgtgtatatatatatatgtattttttttttgagatggagtttcgttcttgttgcccaggctggagtgcagtggcacgctctcggctcaccacaacctccgcctcctgggttcaagcgattctcctgcctcagcctcccgagtagctgggattactggcatgcgccaccacgcccagctaattttttgtatttttagtagagacgggtttctccatgttggccaggctggtctcgaactcccgacctcaggtgatccacctgcctaggcctcccaaagtgctgggattacaggcgtgaaccactgctcctggccaccaATATTTTTTTACTCCTCCCAACAAACCTATGAGAGAAATAATTGTTCCCTTATTTGTAGGAGAGACTGGCAAGCTAAATAACTTGGGGCAGTCTACAAAGCTAGTGAATTAATCTGGCTCTAAGCCCATGCTCTCCCCTCCATTGCTCTCTTTTGGCTGTGTCCCTCAGGGGATGTAAGTGAGTAAAAACTGGTTTTCCTTTAAAATGCCTATCCGAATGTTTCCTTAGAGATGAGTCTGGCTctattgcttaggctggagtgtagtggctattcacaggcatgaacATAGCTCATTataccttgaacttctgggctcaagcaatcctcccacctcagcttcttgagtagatGGGGGTGCAGGTGGGAGCCACACTGTGCCCGGCTTTAAGTGCCTGTCAGAATTTGTAAAAGTCTAAGCTATGGCAGCAGCCGGCAAGTGGTCCACCAGCCTACAGGCCAGAAGGAAAAACAGGTCAGTTCTCTCAGGGCAGGGTCCTAACGTAGCCCAGTCCTGAGGTACAAATGGCCTTCAGAGGCAGCACCTGCCACAAGGCAAGAGAAGCAGAAAGGAAGCACTTGAGGGAGGTGCAACCAAGGAGGGAACAACCCCCAAGAACTAGCTTTTACCTTCGATTCTAGTGGCCCATATGTTCAGCGCATCTGAGACTCAGCTCATCTCTCAAGTCCAACGCCCTCCCTGACTTTCCCAAATCCATGTTGCCTCTAGGCTGTGACCCAGACTAGGAGCCTGACTCCTCCTCCTCTATATCCACATCATGCTCCCTTGCTGTCGGATCCATCAGAAAACCTTGTCAGTCCTACCTCTGAACAGATCCTGATTCTGTTGACTCCTTTCCATTCCCACTGCCATCACCCTCCTCCAAAGCACGGACCGTAGCACTGGCCTCCTAACTGCCCTCTGTGCCCCAACTCACCACCGCCATCACCCTCCTCCAAAGCACGGACCGTAGCACTGGCCTCCTAACTGCCCTCTGTGCCCCAACTCACCACCGCCATCACCCTCTTCCAAAGCACGGACCGTAGCACTGGCCTCCTAACTGCCCTCTGTGCCCCAACTCACCACCGCCATCACCCTCCTCCAAAGCACAGACCGTAGCACTGGCCTCCTAACtgccctctgtgcctcagctcGTGCCCTCCTAGAGCCCTCTGTCCATAAAACAACTAGGGGATCTTTTCAAAACATGAATCATACCGTGGCACTCCGACGCCTGAGTAAAACCTTTCAATGGCTTCCTAAAGCGGACAgacaaaaatgcaaatttcttaTCAAGGCCTCTAAGGCCCTGTTAACCATTTAACTGATTTGCTTCTTCAGCCGCTTACAAGCTACGTCCCCCCTCGTTCACTGGGGGCTCCAGCACACGGGCTTCCTTTCTATGTCTTGGCTGtgcttccccactccccacctttGGCACTGCTCTTCCCTGACCCGGGACACTCTCCTCAGGTCTCGGTGTGGCTGCCTCCCACTCACCTGCCCAGTCTCAGCTTAACGGTCCTTTTCTCCAAGAAGCCAGCCCTGAGCACCTGCTCTAAAGGAGCCAGAATTCCCGCACATGTGTTGCATCACAGTCTGGCTCATGGTCCTATCTGGAGTTGTTCAATCTGTTTACTTGCTTATGATACCTCTCTCTACTAGTGAGGCCCAGTGCTCAGAACAGCTagcgccgggtgcggtggctcacatctggaatcccagcactttgggaggccgagccgggcagatcacttggggtcaggagttcgagaccagcctggccaacatgatgaaaccccgtctctacgaaaaataaaaatttgccgggtgtggtggcgcatacctataatcccagttacccgggaggctgaggcaggagaattgcttgaacccaggagtgggaggctgcagtgagccaagatcgcgccactgcactccagtctggatgacagagcaaaactcaatctcaaaaaatatagaaataaataaataaaacagcctAGCATAGAGCATTCCTTTTAAATACGTATTATTTTAAATACGTATTAGATGAATGAGGAAAGGAATCAGGGCCCGAATCACAGGCCTGCAGTCTATGAGTTGGCCTGGCACAGAACGTCCCACTGTGGGGTTTGGGGTGTCTGTGTTATATGGTGACAAGCCTGTCTTGGTTGAGTTTCTGACATGAGACCCAAAGAGAGGACAGCAGTAGCAGAGGCAACAGAGGAGGAGTTCTAGAAGCTGTGTCATGAGAGTGGTGATCACCAGTGGCTGCGTCTCCAAGCCAATCCTGTATCCACAGCATAACCAAGGCCATCTTGTTTTCCCTTGAGGCCTGGCCATGTTGGCTGCCAAGATGGCTTCCTGGCTGTCCTCACTTCAGTATGTACCCTTACAATAAACCATCCACTGATGTATCCTCAGGGTTACTGGTAACCTGAAAGAGCCTAACATGGCCCCTATCCTACAGAATGAGCTAACAGGGGCAGGAACTGGACTCAATTCATCCCTGGTCCCCCTGAGATCTAAACTTTAACTTATgaatagtaggtattcaataagaTCCTGACATCAACTAAATTCCTTCTGAGGCATTTCCCACCACATGCCCCACCCCATCCTCAACACATTTTACATCATTCAGACAAGAACAGTTCACCTGCCACACCAAACACATCCAGAACACTTCTAGTGTGCTCCCAAATCTTAGTATGAAGTATTTGGCCTGGCATTCTTTGCCCATTTACAGGactctggttttttttgtttttttttttttttttgagacaaggtctcactccgtcacccagggtggaatgcagtgacgtgatcttggcttattgcaacctctgccttccaggttcaagtgattctcatgcttcagcctccagagtagctgggattacaggcatgtgccaccacaccctgctaattttttgtatttttagtagagacatggttttgccatgttggtcaggctggtcttgaactcctgacctcaactgatccaaccacctcggcctcccaaagtgctgggattacaggcatgagctaccagtCTGGACtccattcttattctttttcttctttttttttttttttttttttttttttttgagacggagtctcattcagccacccaggctggagtgcagtggtgcaatcttggctcactgcaacctccatcttccgggttcaagcaattctcccatctcagcctcctgagtagctggggttacaggcacccgccaccacgcctggctaatttttgtattttagtagagatggggtttcaccacattggccaagctggtcttgaactcctgacctcaggtgatctgcccacctcggactcccaaagtgttaggattacaggcgtgagccaccgcttctggctctcattcttttctattgggtgttcttttatttattaaccCAGTAATGTTTCAAC
It includes:
- the LOC104677225 gene encoding neuferricin isoform X2, producing the protein MLTLQNWLSFYEKNYVCVGRVIGRFYGEDGLPTPALTQVEAMITRGLEANKLELQEKQTFPPCNAEWSSARGSRLWCSQKSGGVSRDWIGVPRKLYKPGAKEPRCVCVRTTGPPSDQMPDNPPHRNRGDLDHPNLAEYTGCPPLAITCSFPL
- the LOC104677225 gene encoding neuferricin isoform X1: MLSLGGRGLLLGLAVAAAAVLAARLMGWWGPRAGFRLFIPEELSRYRGRPGDPGLYLALLGRVYDVSAGRRHYEPGSHYSGFAGRDASRAFVTGDYSEAGLVDDISDLSSTEMLTLQNWLSFYEKNYVCVGRVIGRFYGEDGLPTPALTQVEAMITRGLEANKLELQEKQTFPPCNAEWSSARGSRLWCSQKSGGVSRDWIGVPRKLYKPGAKEPRCVCVRTTGPPSDQMPDNPPHRNRGDLDHPNLAEYTGCPPLAITCSFPL